In Nocardia yunnanensis, one DNA window encodes the following:
- a CDS encoding IclR family transcriptional regulator, whose translation MPAVKGPKAGAGGVQSIERAFGLLELMADEGGMMGLSQLAAESGLPLPTIHRLVRTLVDLGYLHQEPSRKYVLGPKLIKLGESSSQMLAVLARPHLQRLVDELGESANMAMLDGDQIVYVAQVQSRHSMRMFTEVGRRVLPHCTAVGKAILAGSPPELTRELLARTGMPRYTDSTITTPEEFAAQLDVAARVGYAMDEGEQELGVRCVAVAVPKAPARLAISVSGPVGRMTEELIERAAPLLTEIAESLSDDLR comes from the coding sequence GTGCCCGCAGTCAAGGGGCCCAAGGCCGGTGCCGGGGGCGTGCAATCCATCGAGCGCGCATTCGGTTTGCTCGAGCTGATGGCCGACGAGGGCGGCATGATGGGCCTGTCCCAGCTGGCCGCGGAATCGGGCCTGCCGCTTCCGACCATTCACCGCCTGGTCCGCACCCTGGTGGATCTGGGCTATCTGCATCAGGAGCCGTCGCGCAAATATGTGCTGGGGCCCAAGCTGATCAAGCTCGGCGAGAGCTCCTCGCAGATGCTGGCCGTACTGGCCCGCCCGCATTTGCAGCGCCTGGTCGACGAGCTCGGCGAGTCCGCGAACATGGCCATGCTCGACGGCGATCAGATCGTGTATGTGGCGCAGGTCCAGTCGCGTCATTCCATGCGCATGTTCACCGAGGTGGGCCGCCGGGTCCTGCCGCACTGCACGGCCGTCGGCAAGGCGATTCTGGCCGGCTCGCCGCCGGAGCTGACCCGGGAACTGCTGGCGCGCACCGGAATGCCGCGCTACACCGACAGCACCATCACCACGCCGGAGGAATTCGCCGCGCAATTGGATGTCGCCGCGCGCGTCGGCTACGCCATGGACGAGGGCGAACAGGAGCTGGGCGTGCGATGCGTGGCCGTCGCGGTGCCGAAAGCCCCTGCCCGCCTGGCGATTTCGGTGTCGGGGCCGGTGGGCCGAATGACCGAGGAACTCATCGAGCGGGCCGCGCCGCTGCTGACGGAGATCGCCGAATCACTGTCCGACGATCTGCGCTGA
- a CDS encoding thiamine-binding protein has translation MRLRAEFTTEPFHGEGEAPPHAVAALDLAESAGLECDFGPLGTSVSGTDDKLLPVLGQIMVTAFAHGATRVTMQVEQDD, from the coding sequence ATGCGGCTACGCGCGGAGTTCACGACCGAACCGTTCCACGGCGAAGGGGAGGCGCCGCCGCATGCGGTGGCGGCCCTCGACCTCGCCGAATCGGCCGGTCTGGAATGCGATTTCGGTCCGCTCGGCACCTCGGTGTCGGGGACGGACGACAAACTACTGCCGGTGCTGGGCCAGATCATGGTGACCGCCTTCGCGCACGGCGCGACGAGAGTAACGATGCAGGTCGAGCAGGATGACTGA
- a CDS encoding helix-turn-helix domain-containing protein produces the protein MTERSPGTAHPVLVTLAPILEKTGGRLVDPEKATADDIPVVWEGETLACVRFGAPEPDPLAGLDKILDEVATELGGPLTELPRADKQRAVRLLEERGAFTFRKSAETVAAALGVTRFTVYNYLNRERA, from the coding sequence ATGACTGAACGTTCGCCGGGCACGGCCCATCCGGTACTGGTGACCCTCGCCCCGATTCTGGAGAAGACCGGCGGCCGACTGGTCGACCCCGAAAAGGCCACCGCCGACGACATTCCGGTGGTCTGGGAGGGCGAAACCCTGGCCTGCGTGCGCTTCGGCGCCCCCGAACCGGACCCGCTCGCCGGTCTCGACAAGATCCTCGACGAGGTGGCCACCGAACTGGGCGGTCCGCTGACAGAGCTGCCGCGCGCCGACAAGCAGCGTGCCGTGCGATTGCTGGAAGAGCGGGGCGCGTTCACGTTCCGCAAGTCCGCGGAGACGGTCGCGGCGGCGCTGGGCGTCACCCGCTTCACGGTCTACAACTACCTCAACCGCGAACGGGCCTGA
- a CDS encoding nucleobase:cation symporter-2 family protein — translation MSESNPAAPHSDPAAPHSDPESPAEPADRTADLGEGSVSVASGTVVELEKHPVDVVPPPFQLIAGGLQHIAAMVAGVVAPPLIVGAAVGLSTGETVMLITASLFTAGLATLLQSLGWWKFGARLPLINGGSFAAVGPILAIAKDAPGRALPIIFGATLVAGAMAVFAAPYFSRLHRFFPPIVGGTVISLIGLSLLPVALGWISGAGEGAMGEAHVPLKNLADAAFALVVVLLCHRFLKGFGRQLALLIGLIAGSLLGWPLGLLDTGPVRGSALIGFIPPWHFGAPQFEIGAIVSLCIVMLVVMTESTATMIALGEIVDRPAEEQHIAGGLRAAGVGTMLASVMGGFACGAFAQNVGLVALTRMYSRFVVAVSGGLLVLLGLFPVASAVVELVPKPALGGTGLVLFGTVAASGIRTLAKADLTDPINSLIVGVSLFIGMTPTVAPSFYAGLPGPFSIILASGISAGCLTALVLNQLFKSRVSNALATGTPAAQGS, via the coding sequence GTGAGTGAATCCAATCCCGCCGCACCCCATTCCGACCCCGCCGCACCCCATTCCGACCCAGAGTCCCCGGCCGAGCCCGCCGACCGCACGGCAGACCTCGGTGAGGGATCCGTCTCCGTGGCGTCCGGCACCGTCGTCGAGCTCGAGAAGCATCCGGTCGATGTCGTTCCCCCGCCGTTCCAGCTGATCGCGGGCGGTCTGCAGCACATCGCGGCGATGGTCGCCGGTGTCGTCGCACCGCCGCTGATCGTCGGCGCGGCCGTCGGCCTGAGCACCGGCGAGACCGTCATGCTCATCACCGCGAGCCTGTTCACCGCCGGCCTCGCCACCCTGCTGCAATCGCTGGGCTGGTGGAAGTTCGGCGCGCGGTTGCCGCTGATCAACGGCGGCTCCTTCGCCGCGGTCGGCCCGATCCTGGCCATCGCCAAGGACGCCCCGGGCCGGGCGCTGCCGATCATCTTCGGCGCCACCCTGGTCGCGGGGGCCATGGCCGTGTTCGCGGCCCCGTATTTCTCGCGGCTGCACCGGTTTTTCCCGCCGATCGTCGGCGGCACGGTCATCTCGCTGATCGGCCTGTCGCTGCTGCCGGTCGCGCTCGGCTGGATCAGCGGTGCGGGCGAGGGGGCCATGGGCGAGGCGCACGTGCCGCTGAAGAATCTGGCCGACGCCGCGTTCGCGCTGGTGGTCGTGCTGCTGTGCCACCGCTTCCTGAAGGGCTTCGGCCGTCAGCTGGCCCTGCTGATCGGTCTGATCGCGGGTTCGCTGCTGGGTTGGCCACTGGGACTGCTGGATACGGGTCCGGTGCGCGGCAGCGCGCTGATCGGGTTCATTCCGCCGTGGCATTTCGGCGCGCCCCAGTTCGAGATCGGCGCGATCGTCTCGCTGTGCATCGTGATGCTCGTGGTCATGACCGAATCGACCGCGACCATGATCGCGCTCGGCGAGATCGTGGATCGCCCGGCCGAGGAACAGCACATCGCGGGCGGTCTGCGGGCCGCGGGCGTCGGCACCATGCTGGCCTCGGTGATGGGCGGATTCGCTTGCGGCGCTTTCGCGCAGAACGTCGGCCTGGTCGCGCTCACTCGGATGTACAGCCGCTTCGTGGTGGCGGTCAGCGGCGGGCTGCTGGTGCTGCTGGGCCTGTTCCCGGTGGCGAGCGCGGTGGTGGAGCTGGTACCCAAGCCCGCCCTGGGCGGCACCGGTCTGGTCCTGTTCGGCACGGTCGCCGCCAGTGGCATCCGCACCCTGGCCAAGGCCGATCTCACCGATCCCATCAACTCGCTGATCGTCGGCGTCTCGCTGTTCATCGGCATGACCCCGACCGTGGCCCCGTCGTTCTACGCCGGTCTGCCGGGCCCGTTCTCGATCATCCTGGCGTCGGGCATCAGCGCGGGCTGCCTGACCGCCCTGGTCCTGAACCAGCTGTTCAAATCCCGCGTGAGCAACGCTCTGGCAACTGGCACGCCGGCCGCCCAAGGCTCTTGA
- the uraD gene encoding 2-oxo-4-hydroxy-4-carboxy-5-ureidoimidazoline decarboxylase, which produces MVTLVEFNSTAGEELRPDLLTCCDAPTWADGVLADRPYADIDSLLARASELAAGLSGAEVDRALSAHPRIGDRVQGSDTHSAWSRQEQSGVSQDESVAAQLLEGNLAYEQRFGKVFLICATGLSAEQILASLNQRLTNDDETEAKVVAEELRKIAVLRLRKVFDA; this is translated from the coding sequence ATGGTGACATTGGTCGAATTCAATTCGACAGCCGGTGAAGAACTCCGGCCGGACTTGCTGACCTGCTGTGACGCGCCCACCTGGGCCGACGGCGTGCTGGCGGACCGGCCCTACGCGGACATCGACAGCCTGCTGGCCCGGGCGAGCGAACTCGCCGCCGGCCTGTCCGGCGCCGAGGTGGACCGCGCACTCTCGGCACACCCCCGCATCGGCGATCGGGTCCAGGGCAGCGACACCCACTCCGCGTGGTCGCGTCAGGAGCAGTCCGGCGTCAGCCAGGACGAGTCGGTGGCCGCGCAGCTGCTCGAGGGCAACCTCGCCTACGAGCAGCGGTTCGGCAAGGTCTTTCTGATCTGCGCCACCGGCCTGTCGGCCGAGCAGATCCTGGCGAGCCTGAACCAGCGCCTCACCAACGATGACGAGACCGAGGCGAAAGTGGTCGCCGAGGAACTCCGCAAGATCGCCGTTCTCCGCCTGCGAAAGGTATTCGACGCGTGA
- the uraH gene encoding hydroxyisourate hydrolase — protein MRRVSTITTHILDSALGKPAAGVEVRLEQVGPEVRVVAEGKTDDDGRIKDLGPEGLEAGHYRLTFDIESYAAATNQTYFYPTVSITFKVAGQAGEHYHVPLLMSPFAYSTYRGS, from the coding sequence ATTCGACGCGTGAGCACCATTACGACGCACATCCTCGACTCCGCGCTGGGCAAGCCCGCGGCCGGCGTCGAGGTGCGACTCGAACAGGTCGGCCCGGAGGTCCGGGTCGTGGCCGAGGGCAAGACCGATGACGACGGCCGGATCAAGGATCTCGGCCCCGAGGGTCTCGAGGCCGGTCACTACCGCCTCACCTTCGACATCGAAAGCTATGCCGCCGCAACGAATCAGACCTATTTCTATCCGACGGTCTCGATCACCTTCAAGGTCGCCGGACAAGCGGGCGAGCACTACCACGTGCCCCTGCTCATGAGCCCCTTCGCCTATTCCACCTACCGAGGAAGCTGA